A genomic window from Myxococcales bacterium includes:
- the efp gene encoding elongation factor P, with amino-acid sequence MVQANRIRVGSVIIFDGELARVLSVTHLTPGNLRAMVQAKMRKLKSGLQFEHRFRATEDVETAHLEEHEMEYLYDDGDRYHLMNTSTFEQIEMDHEMFGDAIKYVLPNNKVMVTFYEGSAVGIDLPKVVSLKVIEAEPSIKKQTATGSYKKCTVETGLVVMVPPFVEVDDMIKINTETGEYLERG; translated from the coding sequence ATGGTTCAGGCGAACAGGATAAGGGTGGGGTCTGTCATCATATTCGATGGCGAGCTTGCGCGTGTCTTGAGCGTTACACACCTCACTCCTGGAAATCTCAGGGCGATGGTTCAGGCCAAGATGCGCAAGCTGAAGAGCGGCCTTCAGTTTGAACATCGGTTTCGCGCGACCGAAGATGTTGAGACGGCGCATCTGGAGGAACATGAGATGGAATATCTCTACGATGACGGAGACAGATACCATCTCATGAACACATCCACATTTGAGCAGATCGAGATGGATCATGAGATGTTTGGCGACGCCATAAAATATGTGCTTCCGAACAACAAGGTGATGGTTACCTTCTACGAGGGGAGCGCTGTAGGAATAGATCTTCCAAAGGTAGTGAGTCTGAAAGTGATAGAGGCCGAGCCCTCCATCAAGAAGCAGACTGCGACTGGGTCATATAAAAAATGCACAGTTGAAACAGGTCTGGTGGTTATGGTTCCTCCGTTTGTCGAAGTTGACGACATGATCAAGATCAATACCGAAACGGGCGAATATCTGGAAAGGGGATAA